A genomic segment from Neisseria perflava encodes:
- the dnaJ gene encoding molecular chaperone DnaJ, with protein MSNKDFYETLGVARSASDDEIKKAYRKLAMKYHPDRNPDNKEAEEKFKEVQKAYDTLSDKEKRTMYDQYGHAAFEQGTGAGGFGGFGGFGGQGGFGGTQGFDFSDIFSQMFGGGGSAGGRQPDYSGADLQVGIEISLEEAAKGVKKRINIPTYEECDVCHGSGAKPGTSASTCSTCHGSGTVHVRQAIFQMQQTCPTCHGTGKEIKDPCVKCRGEGRTKTSKTVEVNIPAGIDDGQRIRLSGEGEPGQHGAPAGDLYVNVRVRQHKIFERNGLDLHCELPISFAIAALGGEVEVPTLDGKVKLHIPKETQTGRRMRVKGKGIKSLRSSSTGDLYCHILVETPVNLTDRQKELLEEFEKISSGLNLSQTPRKKSFWEKVGEKVGDLFSDN; from the coding sequence ATGAGCAATAAAGATTTTTACGAAACACTTGGTGTTGCCCGCAGCGCTAGCGACGATGAAATCAAAAAAGCCTACCGCAAGCTGGCAATGAAATATCATCCCGACCGCAATCCTGACAATAAAGAAGCGGAAGAAAAATTTAAAGAAGTCCAAAAAGCTTACGACACCTTGTCTGACAAGGAAAAACGTACCATGTACGACCAATACGGCCATGCTGCGTTCGAACAGGGCACAGGTGCGGGCGGATTCGGTGGCTTTGGCGGTTTCGGCGGCCAAGGCGGATTCGGTGGCACGCAAGGCTTCGATTTTTCCGATATTTTCAGCCAAATGTTCGGCGGTGGCGGCAGCGCAGGCGGCCGTCAGCCGGATTACAGCGGCGCGGACTTGCAGGTCGGCATAGAGATTTCGCTTGAAGAAGCCGCTAAAGGCGTGAAAAAACGCATCAACATTCCGACTTACGAAGAATGTGATGTCTGCCACGGCTCAGGTGCCAAACCGGGCACATCCGCATCGACTTGTTCGACCTGTCACGGCTCAGGTACGGTGCACGTCCGCCAAGCCATTTTCCAAATGCAGCAGACTTGTCCGACTTGTCACGGTACAGGCAAAGAAATCAAAGATCCTTGCGTCAAATGCCGTGGCGAAGGCCGCACCAAAACCAGCAAAACGGTTGAAGTCAACATTCCGGCAGGCATCGACGACGGTCAACGCATCCGCTTGAGTGGCGAGGGCGAGCCGGGTCAACACGGCGCACCGGCAGGCGATTTGTACGTCAATGTCCGCGTGAGACAGCACAAAATCTTTGAGCGCAACGGCTTGGACCTGCATTGCGAACTGCCGATCAGCTTTGCCATTGCCGCATTGGGCGGCGAAGTCGAAGTGCCGACTTTGGACGGCAAAGTGAAACTGCACATTCCGAAAGAAACGCAAACCGGCCGCCGTATGCGCGTGAAAGGCAAAGGCATCAAGTCTCTGCGTTCCAGCTCGACTGGCGATTTGTACTGCCATATTTTGGTTGAAACACCGGTCAACCTGACCGACCGTCAGAAAGAGTTGCTGGAAGAATTTGAAAAAATCTCCTCCGGCCTCAATCTCAGCCAAACCCCGCGCAAAAAATCGTTTTGGGAAAAAGTAGGCGAAAAAGTAGGCGATTTGTTCTCCGATAATTAA
- a CDS encoding TMEM165/GDT1 family protein: protein MEAFFSSTLGVAIAEIGDKTQLLALFLAARFAHKNAIVAGIFIATLLNHLVSAALGVWLASAISPEVMKWVVGGSFIAVGLWLLLPDKDEDPDGKWLKYGAFTATVVLFFLAEIGDKTQIATVLLAAKYQSILLVVVGSIAGLMIASVPAVYLGEMLMRKIPAKAVRIVACILFCLLGILTLLGDGIVLKAV, encoded by the coding sequence ATGGAAGCTTTTTTCTCCTCGACGCTGGGCGTTGCCATTGCCGAAATCGGCGATAAGACGCAATTGCTCGCGCTCTTTTTGGCTGCACGTTTTGCCCACAAAAACGCGATTGTTGCCGGTATTTTTATTGCAACCCTGTTGAACCATCTTGTTTCAGCCGCACTCGGTGTCTGGCTGGCATCCGCTATTTCGCCCGAAGTCATGAAATGGGTGGTCGGCGGCAGTTTTATTGCGGTCGGATTATGGCTGCTGTTGCCGGATAAAGACGAAGACCCTGATGGCAAATGGTTGAAATACGGCGCATTTACGGCGACGGTCGTCCTGTTTTTCTTGGCGGAAATCGGCGATAAAACGCAAATTGCGACGGTTCTTTTGGCGGCAAAATACCAATCTATCCTGCTGGTTGTGGTCGGCAGTATTGCCGGTTTGATGATTGCTTCTGTGCCTGCCGTGTATTTGGGCGAAATGCTGATGCGCAAAATTCCGGCCAAAGCAGTGCGCATTGTTGCGTGTATCTTGTTCTGCCTGCTGGGTATTTTGACTCTGCTTGGCGACGGTATTGTGTTGAAGGCCGTCTGA
- a CDS encoding TIGR01621 family pseudouridine synthase, whose translation MWDIVFEHKDFVVINKPCGVSVHSESEGDVCLTSSLAQQLGVERVWLVHRLDKATSGLLLFALNHDSAAALSAQFAEKTMRKTYLALGTHKPAKKQGWVKGGMARSRRGTWKLTRDEDNFAVTRFSSQSLKPGLRLFVLQPFTGKTHQLRVAMKSIGSPILGDTLYGGDEAEHLFLHAWRLVFDYRGEHFDIRVAPDKTWPSEIDLSACLGSDESE comes from the coding sequence ATGTGGGACATTGTTTTTGAACACAAAGACTTTGTGGTCATCAATAAGCCTTGTGGGGTGTCGGTGCACAGCGAATCGGAAGGGGATGTTTGTCTGACCTCATCGCTGGCGCAGCAGCTCGGTGTTGAACGCGTGTGGCTGGTTCACCGATTGGATAAAGCCACGAGCGGCCTGTTGCTGTTTGCGTTAAACCATGACAGCGCGGCCGCTTTATCGGCGCAGTTTGCCGAGAAAACCATGCGTAAAACTTATTTGGCACTCGGTACGCACAAGCCGGCGAAAAAGCAGGGTTGGGTGAAAGGAGGTATGGCGCGTTCGCGGCGTGGTACATGGAAGCTGACGCGTGATGAGGATAATTTTGCCGTTACCCGTTTCAGCAGCCAAAGCCTGAAGCCCGGTTTGCGCCTGTTTGTGTTGCAACCGTTTACCGGCAAAACCCATCAGCTGCGCGTGGCCATGAAAAGCATAGGCAGTCCGATTTTGGGCGATACGCTGTATGGCGGCGATGAGGCGGAACATTTGTTTTTGCACGCTTGGCGTTTGGTTTTCGACTATCGCGGCGAGCATTTCGATATTCGGGTTGCGCCTGATAAAACATGGCCGTCTGAAATCGATTTGTCGGCGTGTTTGGGTTCGGATGAGTCCGAATAG
- a CDS encoding LysR family transcriptional regulator, with product MDSIIELRHLKTLLALEETGSVSLAAKRVFLTQSALSHQIRALENYYETPLFERKSTPLRFTPAGMRLLQLARELLPQVAAAERDLVRIIEGEAGELRLAVECHTCFDWLMPAMGEFRPLWPQVELDIVSGFQADPVGLLLQHRADLAIVSEAEPLNGISYRPLFAYEMVGICAEDHPLADKDVWEAEDFIDETLITYPVPDEMLDLPKKVLLPKGINPPRRHSELTIAIIQLVASKRGIAALPYWTVMPYLEKGYVVHRKITSDGLQSKLYAAIRTEDANKGYLDNFCQITHDRCFADLPGLSELEM from the coding sequence ATGGACTCTATTATCGAATTGCGTCATCTCAAAACCTTGCTGGCTTTAGAAGAAACCGGCAGCGTTTCCCTTGCCGCCAAACGGGTTTTCCTGACCCAATCCGCCCTATCGCACCAAATCCGCGCCTTGGAAAATTATTACGAAACGCCGTTGTTTGAACGTAAATCCACACCTTTGCGCTTCACTCCGGCCGGTATGCGCCTATTGCAACTGGCGCGCGAACTGTTGCCGCAGGTTGCCGCTGCCGAGCGCGATCTAGTGAGGATTATCGAAGGCGAAGCCGGCGAACTCAGGCTTGCCGTCGAATGCCACACCTGCTTCGACTGGCTGATGCCTGCCATGGGCGAGTTCCGCCCGTTATGGCCGCAAGTTGAATTGGACATCGTTTCCGGTTTCCAAGCCGATCCGGTCGGGTTGCTGCTGCAACACCGCGCCGACCTTGCCATCGTTTCCGAAGCCGAGCCGCTCAACGGCATCAGCTACCGCCCCCTGTTTGCCTATGAAATGGTCGGTATCTGCGCAGAAGACCACCCGCTTGCCGACAAAGACGTTTGGGAAGCGGAAGATTTTATCGACGAAACCTTGATTACTTATCCCGTCCCCGACGAAATGCTGGATTTGCCCAAAAAAGTGCTGCTGCCCAAAGGCATTAATCCGCCGCGCCGCCACAGCGAGCTGACCATTGCCATTATTCAATTGGTTGCCAGCAAACGCGGCATCGCCGCCCTGCCCTATTGGACAGTCATGCCGTATTTAGAAAAAGGCTACGTCGTCCACCGCAAAATCACTTCAGACGGCCTACAAAGCAAACTTTATGCCGCCATTCGTACGGAAGATGCCAACAAAGGCTATCTGGACAACTTCTGCCAAATCACGCATGACCGCTGTTTTGCCGACTTGCCGGGTTTGAGCGAATTGGAAATGTAA
- a CDS encoding Nif3-like dinuclear metal center hexameric protein has protein sequence MALRREILAWCDETLQIGLFKDYAPNGLQVEGKEEIAKITTSVTASKAAIDFAVGQGADMLLVHHGMFWKSEPVTITGWKKARIETLLQHQINMAGYHLPLDAHPQLGNNAQLAEKLDWVLEKQFGEQNLLNTGRLKTTQTLAQLSERIEAVFDRKPTVIGDLEREIKRIAWCSGGAQGFFQTAADEGVDAYLTGEISEAQYHLANETGVAFISAGHHATERYGVRALGDAVAEKFGIEVVHFDENNPA, from the coding sequence ATGGCTTTACGCCGCGAAATTCTGGCTTGGTGTGATGAGACTTTACAGATCGGGCTGTTTAAGGACTATGCGCCCAACGGTTTGCAGGTCGAAGGCAAAGAAGAAATTGCCAAAATCACCACTTCGGTTACCGCCAGCAAAGCAGCAATCGATTTTGCCGTAGGGCAGGGGGCAGATATGCTTTTGGTCCACCACGGCATGTTTTGGAAAAGCGAGCCTGTCACGATTACCGGTTGGAAGAAAGCACGCATTGAAACCTTGCTGCAACACCAAATCAATATGGCGGGCTACCACCTGCCACTGGATGCGCACCCGCAACTGGGCAATAACGCACAGTTGGCCGAGAAACTCGATTGGGTACTCGAAAAACAATTCGGCGAGCAAAACCTGTTGAATACAGGCCGTCTGAAAACCACGCAAACATTGGCGCAGTTGTCTGAACGCATCGAGGCGGTATTTGACCGCAAGCCGACCGTTATCGGCGATCTTGAACGCGAAATCAAACGCATTGCCTGGTGTAGCGGCGGTGCGCAGGGATTTTTTCAGACGGCCGCAGACGAAGGTGTCGATGCGTATCTGACCGGTGAAATTTCCGAAGCGCAATATCATCTTGCCAATGAAACGGGTGTGGCATTTATCAGTGCCGGCCATCATGCGACAGAACGTTACGGCGTCCGCGCCTTAGGCGATGCCGTGGCAGAAAAATTCGGTATCGAAGTGGTTCACTTTGATGAAAACAACCCTGCCTGA
- the petA gene encoding ubiquinol-cytochrome c reductase iron-sulfur subunit — MDNQEINNGRRRFLTLATCGAGGVAALGVATPFVASFFPSEKAKAAGAAVEVDVSKIEAGQMLTAEWQGKPIWLVNRTDQQLKDLKSLDGAVVDPNSEVDQQPEYAKNETRSIKPNLLVAIGICTHLGCSPTYRPDIAPADLGADWKGGFFCPCHGSKFDIAGRVYKGVPAPTNLVVPPYKYLSDTTVLVGED, encoded by the coding sequence ATGGATAATCAAGAAATCAACAACGGTCGCCGCCGTTTCCTGACACTGGCTACATGCGGTGCAGGCGGTGTGGCGGCTCTGGGCGTAGCTACGCCTTTCGTGGCCAGCTTCTTCCCATCGGAGAAAGCTAAGGCTGCCGGTGCTGCTGTCGAAGTAGATGTCAGCAAAATCGAAGCAGGCCAAATGCTGACTGCCGAATGGCAGGGTAAACCGATTTGGCTGGTCAACCGCACAGATCAACAGCTCAAAGACTTGAAAAGTTTGGATGGCGCAGTTGTCGATCCCAATTCCGAAGTGGATCAGCAACCGGAATACGCTAAAAACGAGACCCGTTCGATAAAGCCGAACCTCCTCGTCGCTATCGGTATCTGTACCCACCTGGGTTGCTCTCCGACTTACCGTCCCGATATTGCTCCCGCCGACTTGGGTGCAGACTGGAAAGGCGGTTTCTTCTGCCCTTGCCACGGTTCGAAATTTGACATTGCAGGCCGAGTATACAAAGGTGTTCCTGCACCGACCAACTTGGTTGTACCGCCTTACAAATATCTGAGCGATACGACTGTTTTGGTGGGCGAAGACTAA
- a CDS encoding cytochrome b, with protein MANQTNSKAKALLGWMDDRFPLSKMWNEHLAQYYAPKNFNFWYYFGSLALLVLVIQIVSGIFLTMNYKPDGNLNAYHLPAAFTAVEYIMRDVSGGWIIRYMHSTGASFFFIVVYLHMFRGLIYGSYKKPRELVWIFGSLIFLALMAEAFMGYLLPWGQMSFWGAQVIINLFSAIPVIGPDLSTWIRGDFNVSDVTLNRFFALHVIAVPLVLLGLVVAHIIALHEVGSNNPDGVEIKKNKDENGIPRDGIPFHPYYTVKDILGVVVFLIVFCSVLFFAPEGGGYFLEAPNFDAANALKTPPHIAPVWYFTPFYAILRAIPSMAGTQVWGVIGMGAAVVLIALLPWLDKSPVKSVRYRNNSFKVMLALFVVSFIGLGILGALVADDTRTAFARAFSAFYFLFFIGMPLHTNPKWLAEKAGGIKYLISLFVYAALIIYNLYLVAVLPNYIVKAFVLAYTVFFAAIPFLNAFNSEKATPERVTMSTTKQKIMFFVYVGITVVGAYLFATNI; from the coding sequence ATGGCAAACCAAACCAATAGCAAAGCAAAAGCATTGTTAGGCTGGATGGACGATCGCTTCCCTCTGTCTAAAATGTGGAATGAGCATTTGGCTCAATACTATGCGCCGAAGAACTTCAACTTCTGGTATTACTTCGGCTCTTTGGCTCTACTCGTCCTTGTAATTCAAATCGTCAGCGGTATTTTCCTGACCATGAACTACAAACCGGACGGCAACCTTAACGCTTACCATCTGCCTGCTGCCTTTACCGCAGTAGAGTACATCATGCGCGACGTGTCCGGCGGCTGGATTATCCGCTACATGCACTCCACCGGCGCATCTTTCTTCTTCATCGTCGTTTATCTGCATATGTTCCGTGGTCTGATTTACGGTTCGTACAAAAAACCTCGTGAATTGGTGTGGATTTTTGGTTCCCTGATTTTCTTGGCATTGATGGCAGAAGCCTTTATGGGTTACCTGTTGCCTTGGGGTCAAATGTCCTTCTGGGGTGCGCAGGTAATTATTAACCTGTTCTCCGCCATCCCTGTTATCGGTCCTGATTTGTCCACTTGGATCCGCGGTGACTTCAACGTTTCCGACGTTACTTTGAACCGCTTCTTCGCCCTGCACGTTATCGCTGTACCTTTGGTATTGCTCGGCTTGGTTGTGGCTCACATCATCGCCCTGCACGAAGTGGGTTCTAACAACCCTGATGGCGTTGAAATCAAGAAAAACAAAGACGAAAACGGTATTCCACGCGATGGTATCCCATTCCATCCTTACTACACCGTTAAAGACATTTTGGGTGTCGTTGTATTCCTGATTGTCTTCTGTTCTGTGTTGTTCTTTGCACCTGAAGGCGGCGGCTACTTCTTGGAAGCGCCAAACTTCGATGCAGCAAATGCGCTGAAAACACCTCCGCACATTGCGCCGGTATGGTACTTCACCCCGTTCTACGCAATTCTGCGTGCGATTCCTTCGATGGCAGGTACTCAGGTATGGGGTGTAATCGGCATGGGTGCAGCAGTTGTATTGATTGCCTTGTTGCCTTGGCTGGATAAGTCACCTGTAAAATCTGTTCGTTACCGCAACAACTCTTTCAAAGTAATGTTGGCGTTGTTTGTTGTATCTTTTATCGGCTTGGGAATTCTGGGTGCATTGGTAGCAGATGATACTCGTACAGCTTTTGCTCGTGCATTCAGTGCATTCTATTTCTTGTTCTTCATCGGTATGCCTTTGCATACAAACCCTAAATGGTTGGCTGAAAAAGCTGGTGGTATTAAATATTTAATTAGTCTGTTTGTTTATGCAGCTTTAATTATTTATAACCTGTATTTAGTTGCAGTCTTGCCAAATTACATCGTTAAGGCGTTCGTTTTGGCTTACACTGTTTTCTTTGCAGCTATTCCATTCCTGAATGCGTTTAATAGCGAAAAAGCTACGCCTGAACGCGTAACCATGAGCACTACTAAACAAAAAATTATGTTCTTTGTTTACGTCGGTATTACCGTTGTCGGTGCTTACTTGTTTGCAACCAATATCTGA
- a CDS encoding cytochrome c1: MKQTLKNWFAALLLAVPMSAAVASGGGHYEKVDIDLRDQVSLQHGAQIFTNYCLSCHSASGMRFNRLKDIGLTEDEIKKNLMFTTDNVGDVMVAAMDPKDASKWLGAPPPDLTLIARSKGADYLYAYMRGFYKDPTRPTGWNNTVLAGASMPHPLWEQQGVQAVELDAKGQPVMIKDEHGNLTPKLYWESTGLHSRRLPNGKVIQKEYDTYVRDLVNYLVYMGEPAQLQRHRIGYMVLAFLFAVMLPLAYFLKKEFWKDVH, from the coding sequence ATGAAACAAACTCTGAAAAACTGGTTTGCTGCCTTATTGCTGGCAGTGCCTATGAGTGCAGCCGTCGCCAGCGGCGGCGGACACTACGAAAAAGTCGATATCGACCTGCGTGATCAAGTCAGTCTGCAGCACGGTGCGCAAATCTTTACAAACTACTGTTTGTCTTGCCACTCTGCAAGCGGTATGCGCTTCAACCGTCTGAAAGATATTGGTTTGACTGAAGATGAAATCAAGAAAAACCTGATGTTCACAACAGACAACGTTGGTGACGTCATGGTAGCGGCAATGGATCCGAAAGATGCCTCCAAATGGTTGGGTGCGCCTCCGCCGGATTTGACCCTGATCGCACGTTCTAAAGGTGCAGACTACCTGTACGCCTATATGCGCGGCTTCTATAAAGACCCAACTCGTCCAACCGGTTGGAACAATACTGTTTTGGCTGGCGCGAGTATGCCTCACCCATTGTGGGAGCAACAAGGTGTTCAAGCCGTTGAGTTGGATGCTAAAGGTCAGCCCGTTATGATTAAAGACGAGCATGGCAACCTGACTCCTAAGCTGTATTGGGAATCTACCGGTCTGCACAGCCGTCGCCTGCCTAACGGTAAAGTGATCCAAAAAGAGTACGATACTTATGTACGCGATTTGGTGAACTACTTGGTGTACATGGGTGAGCCTGCTCAGTTGCAACGCCACCGCATCGGCTACATGGTTCTGGCATTCCTGTTTGCGGTAATGCTGCCATTGGCTTACTTCCTGAAAAAAGAATTCTGGAAAGACGTTCACTAA
- a CDS encoding glutathione S-transferase N-terminal domain-containing protein → MMTLYSGITCPFSQRCRFVLYEKGMDFEIKDVDVFNKPEDLALMNPYNQVPVLVERDLILHESNIINEYIDERFPHPQLMPGDPVMRGRGRLVLYRMEKELFSLVQVLENPESTNKEQAKAREAIGNGLTLLAPSFTKNKYILGDDFSMIDVALSPLLWRLDYYDIKLGKSAAPLLKYAERIFQREAFIEALTPAEKAMRR, encoded by the coding sequence ATGATGACATTGTATTCAGGTATTACTTGTCCATTCAGCCAGCGCTGCCGTTTTGTGCTGTACGAAAAAGGTATGGATTTTGAAATCAAAGATGTGGACGTGTTCAATAAACCTGAAGACTTGGCTTTGATGAATCCGTATAACCAAGTACCGGTTCTGGTTGAGCGTGATTTGATTTTGCACGAATCAAACATTATCAACGAATACATTGACGAGCGTTTCCCTCATCCTCAGTTGATGCCGGGTGATCCTGTTATGCGCGGTCGCGGCCGTTTGGTACTGTACCGTATGGAAAAAGAATTGTTCAGCTTGGTGCAAGTGTTGGAAAACCCTGAATCTACCAATAAAGAACAAGCCAAAGCGCGTGAAGCCATTGGCAATGGTTTGACACTGTTGGCACCGTCTTTTACTAAAAACAAATATATCTTGGGCGACGACTTTTCCATGATTGATGTTGCCTTGTCTCCGCTGCTGTGGCGTTTGGACTATTACGACATCAAACTGGGTAAATCTGCTGCGCCTTTGCTGAAGTACGCCGAGCGTATTTTCCAACGCGAAGCCTTTATTGAAGCATTGACGCCGGCTGAAAAAGCCATGCGCCGCTAA
- a CDS encoding ClpXP protease specificity-enhancing factor: MATSTKPYLLRALYEWCLDNNQTPHIVAWVNEHTRVPMQYVRDNEIVLNIGPTASHNLNIDNEWVNFSARFSGVAHEIWIPVGHIVSIFGRESGEGMGFEVEPYQPASVEAAVAEDKKAESAEEKPKKVLKLVK, encoded by the coding sequence ATGGCAACTTCAACCAAACCGTATTTATTGCGTGCTTTGTATGAATGGTGTTTGGATAATAACCAAACACCGCACATCGTAGCTTGGGTAAATGAACATACCCGTGTGCCTATGCAGTATGTGCGCGACAATGAAATTGTTTTAAATATTGGTCCTACCGCCAGCCATAACTTGAATATCGACAACGAATGGGTCAATTTTTCTGCACGCTTTTCCGGCGTAGCGCACGAGATTTGGATTCCGGTCGGTCATATTGTCAGTATATTTGGCCGCGAAAGTGGAGAGGGTATGGGGTTTGAGGTAGAACCATATCAGCCTGCATCTGTCGAAGCTGCAGTGGCGGAAGATAAAAAAGCTGAATCTGCGGAAGAAAAACCGAAAAAAGTATTGAAGCTTGTGAAGTAA
- a CDS encoding class I SAM-dependent methyltransferase yields MKPQLPLPSPNAQASSAHLTKLIKNEIEQHQNWIPFSRFMELALYTPQYGYYSGGSHKIGTDGDFITAPTLSPLFGQTLAKQLAELLPQTAGNIYEFGAGTGHLAATLLQNLSDGLNHYYIIELSAELAERQREHILEHTSPEAVAKVIHLTTLPEHFDGIIIGNEVLDAMPVERLIYQDDGFQQIGVSLKNDELIEAIRPLAQAELTQTAALYFPPLPSYTSELHPAQYAFIQTLAVKLQRGGMIFIDYGFGAAQYYHPQRKEGTFIGHYRHHTIHDPFFNIGLTDLTAHVNFTDIARAGTEAGLDLIGYLPQSYFLLNLGITDLLAQIGSPDSIEYIQAAAAVQKLIHQHEMGELFKVIAFGKDIDIDWTGFSHGDICHKL; encoded by the coding sequence ATGAAGCCTCAACTCCCCCTCCCCTCCCCTAATGCACAAGCCTCTTCAGCACACTTGACCAAGCTCATAAAAAACGAAATTGAACAACATCAAAACTGGATACCCTTCTCCCGTTTTATGGAGCTTGCCCTTTACACACCTCAATACGGCTATTACAGCGGAGGCAGCCATAAAATCGGTACGGACGGCGACTTCATTACTGCCCCCACCCTCTCCCCTCTATTCGGACAAACCCTTGCCAAACAACTTGCCGAATTACTGCCGCAAACAGCAGGCAATATCTACGAATTTGGTGCAGGCACAGGTCATCTAGCTGCCACACTCTTGCAAAACCTTTCAGACGGCCTAAATCATTACTATATTATCGAACTATCAGCAGAGCTTGCAGAGAGACAACGCGAACATATTCTTGAACATACCTCCCCAGAAGCAGTCGCCAAAGTCATCCACCTCACCACATTGCCCGAACATTTTGACGGCATCATCATCGGCAACGAAGTATTGGATGCTATGCCGGTTGAACGCTTGATTTATCAAGATGACGGGTTTCAACAAATCGGCGTCAGCCTAAAGAATGACGAGCTAATCGAAGCCATCAGACCATTAGCCCAAGCCGAACTTACGCAAACAGCCGCCTTATACTTCCCTCCCCTTCCCTCATACACAAGCGAGCTGCATCCGGCACAATATGCCTTTATCCAAACCCTGGCCGTCAAATTGCAGCGCGGCGGCATGATATTTATCGATTACGGCTTCGGTGCCGCTCAGTATTACCACCCGCAACGTAAAGAAGGCACATTTATCGGCCACTATCGCCATCACACTATCCACGACCCATTTTTCAATATCGGCCTGACCGATTTGACTGCGCACGTCAATTTCACCGATATCGCACGCGCCGGCACGGAAGCAGGTTTGGACTTAATCGGCTACCTGCCCCAATCTTATTTCCTGCTCAATCTCGGCATCACCGATTTGCTGGCACAAATCGGCAGCCCGGATTCGATTGAATATATCCAAGCCGCCGCCGCAGTACAGAAACTGATACATCAGCACGAAATGGGCGAACTTTTTAAAGTGATCGCTTTTGGCAAAGACATCGATATCGATTGGACAGGCTTCAGCCACGGCGATATTTGCCATAAGCTATAG
- the mraZ gene encoding division/cell wall cluster transcriptional repressor MraZ, with the protein MFGGAHELSMDSKGRLAIPAKFRDILLRRYTPAIVVTLDSRKKLLMYPEPVWEEKAEQILKLKVAGNESLQRYQNLLLHNAEILEWDSAGRVLIPANLRKRVDFEKEVTLVGRANRMELWGREHWEEEMNQALDIDPDELAFQLSQTDLQL; encoded by the coding sequence GTGTTTGGCGGTGCTCATGAATTGAGTATGGACAGTAAAGGGCGGTTGGCGATTCCTGCTAAATTCCGCGATATTTTGCTGCGCCGTTATACGCCTGCAATTGTGGTCACACTGGATTCCCGAAAAAAATTATTGATGTACCCCGAGCCCGTTTGGGAAGAAAAAGCCGAGCAGATTCTGAAGTTGAAAGTAGCCGGCAATGAATCTTTGCAACGGTATCAGAATTTGCTGCTGCACAATGCGGAGATTTTGGAGTGGGACAGCGCCGGACGCGTTTTGATTCCGGCCAATCTGCGCAAACGTGTGGATTTTGAAAAAGAAGTTACTTTGGTTGGCCGTGCAAACCGTATGGAGTTGTGGGGCCGCGAACATTGGGAAGAGGAAATGAATCAGGCTTTGGATATCGATCCTGATGAATTGGCTTTCCAATTGAGTCAAACGGATTTGCAATTGTGA